A single window of Acetohalobium arabaticum DSM 5501 DNA harbors:
- a CDS encoding basic amino acid ABC transporter substrate-binding protein has product MSKRIKLFLVTLLGLALVVGVVGCTGTEEKTTFNEIKEEGKLVVGCSADYKPFEYPNEEGEIVGFDVELMEAVGEELGLEVEFKDTAFDGLIPSLKSKKFDVIVSAMTITDKRAEAVDFSEPYFNAGQVIAVKEGSTDIQGPEDLAGKVVGVQLGTTGDLEASEMEDIKQVKRYEKITQAFIELRNGRIDAVVNDLPVTAAYIMDNPDVEIIGKPFTEENYGIAMRPKDDELEQKINETIEKLRENGTYDEIYNKWFK; this is encoded by the coding sequence ATGAGTAAAAGAATCAAACTATTCTTAGTAACATTATTAGGATTAGCCTTAGTTGTAGGAGTAGTTGGCTGTACGGGAACAGAAGAAAAGACTACCTTTAATGAGATAAAAGAAGAAGGAAAGTTAGTAGTCGGCTGTTCTGCAGATTATAAGCCATTTGAATATCCTAATGAAGAAGGAGAAATTGTCGGCTTTGATGTAGAACTTATGGAGGCAGTCGGAGAGGAATTAGGGCTGGAAGTAGAATTTAAGGATACAGCCTTTGATGGTTTAATTCCTAGTTTGAAATCTAAAAAGTTTGATGTAATTGTGTCAGCAATGACAATTACAGATAAGAGGGCTGAAGCAGTAGACTTTTCAGAGCCTTACTTCAATGCTGGCCAGGTTATTGCAGTTAAAGAAGGAAGTACTGATATTCAGGGGCCAGAAGATTTAGCAGGAAAAGTAGTCGGTGTTCAGTTAGGAACAACAGGAGATCTGGAAGCAAGTGAGATGGAAGATATTAAGCAGGTTAAGCGGTATGAGAAGATTACTCAGGCCTTTATTGAGTTAAGGAATGGTCGAATCGATGCAGTAGTTAATGACCTACCGGTAACAGCAGCCTATATTATGGATAATCCCGATGTAGAGATTATAGGTAAGCCGTTTACTGAGGAAAACTATGGCATTGCGATGCGGCCTAAGGATGATGAGCTAGAGCAGAAGATTAATGAAACAATTGAAAAGCTACGAGAGAATGGTACTTATGATGAGATCTATAATAAGTGGTTTAAATAA
- the ehuC gene encoding ectoine/hydroxyectoine ABC transporter permease subunit EhuC: MYEAFVEALPFLLKGSVMTIKITTIAVGMGIILGNVLGLARVSKNPIIGGVAKGYIEIFRGTPLLVQLFILYYGLPSLGINLTPYIAAVLGLGLNSGAYVGEIVRGGIESIDKGQMEAARSVGMSYAQSMRYIILPQAFKSIVPALGNEFIALLKDSSLVSVIAVKDLTRQGRLIISRTYQSFFIFLTVAVFYFIMVFIMTRLVNYAERKLKTSDQN, encoded by the coding sequence ATGTATGAAGCCTTTGTTGAAGCATTACCGTTTCTTCTAAAAGGTTCAGTAATGACAATTAAGATTACAACGATTGCTGTAGGAATGGGGATTATTCTAGGAAATGTTTTGGGATTAGCCCGTGTTTCTAAGAATCCAATTATCGGCGGGGTTGCTAAAGGTTATATTGAAATATTTAGGGGAACTCCTTTATTAGTTCAGTTATTTATTCTTTATTACGGTTTACCTTCGCTGGGAATTAATTTAACTCCTTATATAGCGGCGGTTTTAGGATTAGGATTAAATAGCGGAGCCTATGTAGGAGAGATTGTTCGCGGCGGTATTGAATCGATAGATAAAGGACAGATGGAAGCAGCCCGATCAGTTGGAATGTCGTATGCACAGTCAATGAGGTATATTATTCTGCCTCAGGCCTTTAAATCGATTGTTCCAGCGTTAGGAAATGAATTTATTGCTTTGCTTAAAGATTCATCTTTAGTATCAGTAATTGCTGTTAAAGATTTGACAAGACAGGGAAGATTAATTATTAGTAGAACTTATCAATCCTTTTTCATATTTTTAACAGTAGCAGTATTCTATTTTATAATGGTATTTATCATGACTAGACTTGTAAATTATGCAGAAAGGAAGTTAAAGACCAGTGATCAAAATTGA
- a CDS encoding amino acid ABC transporter ATP-binding protein has protein sequence MIKIENLYKNFGDLEVLKDINLEIDAGEVVVIIGPSGSGKSTVLRCINLLEELTSGQIYIEETPMDDPETDINLMRQKVGMVFQQFNLFPHKTSLENITLAPTKVKKLAEDEAENIAYELLDKVGLQDKADVYPAQLSGGQKQRIAIARALAMEPKVMLFDEPTSALDPEMVGEVLEVMGTLAQEGMTMAVVTHEMGFAREVGDRICFMDEGRIVETGPPTQIFDNPQEERTQEFLSKIL, from the coding sequence GTGATCAAAATTGAGAATCTATATAAAAATTTCGGTGATCTGGAAGTTTTAAAGGATATCAATCTTGAAATAGATGCAGGTGAAGTAGTGGTAATCATCGGCCCTAGCGGTTCCGGAAAGAGTACAGTGCTGCGCTGCATTAATCTTTTAGAGGAGTTGACTTCTGGCCAGATCTATATTGAGGAGACTCCTATGGATGATCCGGAGACTGATATCAATTTAATGCGTCAAAAAGTAGGTATGGTTTTTCAGCAGTTTAATCTCTTTCCCCATAAGACTTCACTGGAAAATATAACTTTAGCTCCTACTAAGGTAAAGAAGCTGGCTGAAGATGAAGCAGAGAATATTGCCTATGAATTATTGGATAAGGTAGGTCTACAGGATAAGGCAGATGTCTATCCAGCCCAGCTTTCTGGCGGCCAAAAACAGCGGATTGCTATAGCCAGAGCGCTAGCCATGGAGCCTAAGGTAATGTTATTTGATGAGCCTACTTCAGCTTTGGATCCCGAAATGGTAGGCGAAGTATTGGAAGTAATGGGGACTCTAGCTCAGGAAGGAATGACAATGGCAGTAGTGACCCATGAGATGGGCTTTGCCCGGGAGGTAGGAGACAGAATCTGTTTTATGGATGAAGGAAGGATAGTTGAAACAGGTCCTCCTACTCAGATCTTTGATAATCCGCAGGAAGAAAGAACTCAGGAATTTTTGAGTAAAATTCTGTAA
- the hpf gene encoding ribosome hibernation-promoting factor, HPF/YfiA family, which yields MKFIIRGKNIEITDALKQYAEEKIGKIERYFDDDPPIEARISLEVEKERHIVEVTVYIDGLTIRGEEVTGDMYASIDGVIEKLERQIHKYKTKINRKIKEERKELKANLAESNLLDEDEEEDEPKIVRTKRFAMKPMNVEEAVMQMELLDHDFFVFFNSDSEEVNVVYKRNAGDYGLIEPTLG from the coding sequence ATGAAATTCATAATCAGAGGTAAGAATATTGAAATTACAGATGCATTGAAGCAGTATGCAGAAGAAAAGATTGGTAAGATTGAGAGGTATTTTGATGATGATCCACCTATTGAAGCCAGAATTTCATTAGAAGTAGAGAAGGAGAGACATATTGTAGAAGTTACAGTCTATATCGACGGTTTAACCATTAGAGGTGAAGAAGTGACCGGAGATATGTATGCTTCAATCGATGGAGTTATCGAAAAACTAGAACGACAAATCCATAAATATAAGACCAAAATCAATCGTAAAATAAAAGAAGAAAGAAAAGAACTGAAGGCTAACTTAGCAGAGTCAAATCTTCTGGATGAAGATGAGGAAGAGGATGAACCTAAAATTGTTAGAACCAAGCGTTTTGCTATGAAGCCGATGAATGTTGAAGAAGCAGTAATGCAGATGGAGCTTCTTGACCATGACTTCTTTGTCTTCTTTAATTCAGATTCTGAAGAAGTAAATGTCGTTTATAAACGAAATGCTGGAGATTACGGGTTGATTGAACCAACTTTAGGATAA
- the secA gene encoding preprotein translocase subunit SecA codes for MLGFLKKWLFKDPNEKELERIQPIVDKINGLEPQIQKLTDAELRAKTDEFKERLEEGETLDDLMPEAFAVVREASQRATEEGFRHYDVQVVGAIVLHEGKIAEMKTGEGKTLAATMPAYLNALTGNAVHIVTVNDYLAERDSEWMGQIYEFLGLDVGVILEDMDTEERQEAYQADIVYGTNNQFGFDYLRDNMAIDKDDLVQGELSFAILDEVDSILIDEARTPLIISGPAESSPALYYKFARLAPRFKESKDYEVDEKANTVTLTEEGIARAEDILDIDNLYLDENMDLHRHLKLSLRAKALMDKDEDYIVKDGEVHIVDEFTGRLMTGRRYGEGLHQAIEAKEGVEIQKETQTLASITFQNFFRMYDKLAGMTGTAATEAEEFDEIYDLDVVVVPTNEPVIREDYDDVIYQTEEAKFNAVVEDIIESHERGQPVLVGTRSIEKSEELSRKLRRNNIPHNVLNAKHHEQEAEIIKNAGQEGAVTIATNMAGRGTDIVLGDGVVDKGGLYVIGTERHESRRIDNQLRGRSGRQGDPGASQFYVSLEDDLMRLFGSDKISSVMDSLGLEEDQPIEHSLISRALENAQKKVESRNFEIRKQVLEYDNVMNKQRQVIYNQRRKILYGEDLKENILTMIEKLVDEKLEVYINEEVHHEEWDLEGLINYAETLFLEEGDLEIDDLADCGRMKVKEKLLAVAKENYEAREEEVDSEVMRELEKIVMLKVVDQKWMDHLQAMDDLRQGIGLRAYGQNDPLVEYKNEAYDMFQNMISSIREDIIKYIFRIELVSGELESRDSSINIGRGEVPSAYDTVRAQKEAEAKQAKRQQQKQQNQQPQKQQPIVKEEEPGRNDPCPCGSGEKYKRCCGR; via the coding sequence ATGCTTGGTTTTCTCAAGAAATGGTTATTTAAGGATCCCAATGAAAAAGAATTAGAACGGATACAGCCTATAGTAGATAAAATTAATGGATTGGAGCCACAGATACAGAAGTTGACTGATGCCGAACTGAGAGCTAAGACTGATGAATTTAAAGAAAGGTTAGAAGAGGGAGAGACATTAGATGACCTGATGCCCGAGGCATTTGCTGTAGTACGGGAGGCATCACAGCGGGCAACAGAGGAAGGCTTTCGCCATTATGATGTTCAGGTGGTGGGAGCTATTGTACTGCATGAAGGTAAGATTGCTGAAATGAAGACCGGGGAAGGAAAGACTTTAGCAGCAACTATGCCGGCCTATTTGAATGCTTTAACCGGTAATGCAGTCCATATTGTAACGGTTAATGATTATCTAGCTGAACGGGATAGTGAGTGGATGGGCCAGATCTATGAATTTCTGGGACTGGATGTTGGTGTTATCTTAGAAGATATGGATACTGAAGAGAGACAGGAAGCCTATCAGGCCGATATCGTCTATGGAACCAATAATCAATTTGGTTTCGATTATCTACGTGATAATATGGCCATTGATAAAGATGATTTGGTTCAGGGAGAATTAAGCTTTGCTATTTTAGATGAGGTGGATAGTATCTTAATTGATGAGGCCCGGACGCCGTTGATTATTTCGGGACCAGCCGAATCATCTCCAGCCCTTTATTATAAGTTTGCCAGGTTAGCTCCGCGCTTTAAAGAAAGTAAAGATTATGAAGTTGATGAAAAGGCTAATACTGTAACCCTGACTGAAGAGGGGATTGCGCGGGCTGAGGATATACTTGATATTGATAATCTCTATCTGGATGAGAATATGGATCTACATCGTCATCTCAAACTTTCACTTAGAGCTAAAGCTTTAATGGATAAGGATGAAGACTATATCGTCAAAGATGGAGAGGTCCATATTGTTGATGAATTTACCGGCCGTTTGATGACCGGCCGGCGGTACGGTGAAGGGCTCCATCAGGCTATTGAGGCTAAAGAAGGAGTCGAAATTCAAAAGGAGACACAGACTCTGGCCAGTATTACTTTTCAGAACTTCTTTAGAATGTATGATAAATTGGCCGGAATGACCGGAACAGCAGCCACTGAGGCTGAAGAATTTGATGAAATCTATGATCTGGATGTAGTAGTAGTTCCTACTAATGAACCTGTAATCAGAGAGGATTATGATGATGTAATCTACCAGACAGAAGAGGCTAAATTCAATGCCGTAGTCGAAGATATTATTGAAAGCCATGAGCGAGGCCAGCCGGTGTTAGTAGGAACGAGATCAATCGAAAAATCCGAGGAGTTAAGCCGGAAATTAAGGCGGAATAATATTCCCCATAATGTATTGAATGCTAAACATCACGAGCAAGAAGCAGAGATTATTAAGAATGCCGGACAGGAAGGGGCAGTGACAATTGCTACCAATATGGCCGGCCGGGGAACTGATATTGTTTTAGGGGATGGTGTAGTTGACAAGGGCGGCCTCTATGTGATTGGAACTGAGCGTCATGAAAGCAGACGGATCGATAATCAGCTTAGAGGACGTTCTGGACGCCAGGGAGATCCCGGTGCTTCCCAGTTTTATGTTTCCCTGGAGGATGATCTGATGCGCCTCTTTGGCTCTGATAAGATCAGCAGCGTGATGGACAGTTTAGGTCTTGAAGAGGATCAGCCGATTGAACATTCTCTTATCAGCCGAGCCTTGGAGAATGCACAAAAGAAGGTTGAATCCCGCAACTTTGAGATCAGAAAACAGGTTTTAGAGTATGATAATGTAATGAATAAGCAGCGTCAGGTTATCTATAACCAGCGCCGGAAGATACTCTACGGTGAGGATTTAAAAGAGAATATTCTGACTATGATTGAGAAGTTAGTTGATGAGAAGTTAGAGGTCTATATTAATGAAGAGGTCCATCATGAGGAATGGGACCTGGAAGGCTTAATCAATTATGCCGAGACGTTATTTTTAGAAGAAGGAGATCTGGAGATTGATGATTTAGCTGACTGCGGGCGAATGAAGGTTAAAGAGAAGCTGCTTGCAGTAGCCAAAGAGAATTATGAAGCCCGGGAAGAAGAAGTAGATTCCGAGGTTATGCGTGAATTAGAGAAGATAGTTATGCTGAAGGTGGTTGATCAGAAGTGGATGGATCATCTCCAGGCTATGGATGATCTGCGTCAAGGAATCGGACTTAGAGCTTATGGTCAGAATGATCCGCTAGTGGAATATAAAAATGAAGCTTATGATATGTTCCAGAATATGATCAGCAGCATTAGAGAAGACATTATCAAGTATATCTTCAGAATCGAGCTGGTTTCTGGTGAATTGGAGTCCAGAGACAGCAGTATTAATATAGGCCGGGGCGAGGTACCGTCTGCTTATGATACTGTTCGGGCCCAGAAGGAAGCTGAAGCAAAGCAGGCTAAGCGTCAACAGCAGAAGCAACAGAATCAGCAGCCCCAAAAGCAGCAGCCGATTGTCAAAGAAGAGGAACCGGGACGGAATGATCCTTGTCCTTGCGGCAGCGGCGAAAAGTATAAAAGATGCTGTGGGCGTTAA
- the prfB gene encoding peptide chain release factor 2 (programmed frameshift): MLEDKQARLEGLKGELAELRVSLDYDKLEEKHDQLRAEMSKPGFWDDSSRAQQISKEASALKDMMESFDRLEERLEEIEVLIELGQEEDDDSVTEEIKDKLQGLEEDIEELELKVVMDGEYDQNSALLSINPGAGGIDSQDWAEMLLRMYNRWAEKKDYQIETLEFMAGEEAGIKSVTLQINGPYAYGYLKAEKGVHRMVRVSPFDSSGRRHTSFASVEVLPEIEDDIDIDIEKNDLKIETYRASGAGGQHVNTTDSAVRITHQPTGIVVQCQSLRSQHKNRQKAMQILKAKLFDYMKEKQAEKLSEIRGEKKDISWGSQIRSYFFDPYQLIKDHRTNLEINNIEAVMDGELDPLIEAYLKETKRG, from the exons GTGTTAGAAGATAAGCAAGCAAGACTGGAAGGACTAAAAGGAGAGTTAGCAGAACTGAGGGTCTCTCTT GACTATGATAAGTTAGAAGAGAAGCATGACCAACTGCGGGCGGAGATGTCAAAGCCTGGTTTCTGGGATGACAGTTCTCGGGCCCAGCAGATATCAAAAGAGGCCAGTGCTCTCAAAGATATGATGGAAAGCTTTGATAGACTGGAAGAAAGATTGGAAGAAATAGAAGTCTTGATTGAATTGGGCCAGGAAGAGGATGATGATTCAGTAACTGAAGAGATTAAAGATAAATTACAGGGTTTAGAAGAGGATATTGAAGAGTTAGAGCTAAAGGTAGTTATGGATGGTGAATATGATCAGAATTCTGCTCTGTTATCGATTAATCCCGGAGCCGGCGGAATTGATTCCCAGGACTGGGCTGAGATGCTGCTTAGAATGTATAACCGCTGGGCTGAAAAGAAGGATTATCAGATAGAGACCTTGGAATTTATGGCCGGCGAAGAGGCCGGAATTAAGAGTGTAACTTTACAGATTAATGGCCCTTATGCTTACGGCTATCTGAAGGCAGAAAAAGGAGTCCATCGTATGGTTCGGGTTTCACCTTTTGATTCTTCCGGCCGGCGCCATACTTCCTTTGCTTCTGTGGAGGTGCTGCCTGAAATCGAGGATGATATAGATATTGATATCGAAAAGAATGATCTGAAGATAGAGACTTATCGGGCCAGCGGTGCCGGCGGCCAGCATGTTAATACTACTGATTCGGCTGTTAGAATTACACATCAGCCAACAGGAATTGTAGTCCAGTGTCAGTCGCTGCGTTCCCAGCATAAGAACCGCCAGAAAGCAATGCAGATTCTAAAGGCTAAACTCTTTGATTATATGAAGGAGAAGCAGGCTGAGAAGTTATCCGAGATTCGCGGTGAGAAGAAGGATATCAGCTGGGGGAGCCAGATTCGTTCTTACTTCTTTGATCCGTATCAGCTAATTAAAGACCACCGGACTAATCTAGAAATTAATAATATTGAAGCAGTGATGGATGGAGAACTGGATCCTTTGATTGAAGCTTATTTGAAAGAGACTAAGAGAGGATAA
- a CDS encoding LmeA family phospholipid-binding protein gives MKKLIGLIVAVLLISQLLLPVYFSRQLEQNLTQQLESAQSLEVEVNSLPALLMLGGRFQKVNLSGEELVVDGLKVAELEAKFSNIKFKSTNNRNEGQAFVGTNEELRLVFTEEELEDYLAERLSSLQNIVLNLGPEQTVLAGDFDFFGNPIKLKLGGKFKLETDQKLSFLPQDLMVAELRIPREVIERLMSEVNLTLDLTELPVPLQADEIRVKQNKLVILGGMEEDNV, from the coding sequence ATGAAGAAATTAATTGGACTTATTGTAGCAGTTTTATTAATCAGTCAGCTACTGCTGCCGGTTTACTTTTCCCGCCAGTTAGAGCAGAATTTAACCCAGCAGCTGGAATCAGCCCAGAGTTTAGAAGTCGAAGTTAATTCACTGCCGGCATTGTTGATGCTGGGCGGCCGGTTTCAGAAGGTTAACCTGAGCGGAGAGGAATTAGTAGTTGATGGATTGAAGGTAGCTGAATTAGAAGCTAAATTCAGTAATATTAAGTTCAAATCTACTAATAATAGAAATGAAGGACAGGCCTTTGTCGGGACTAATGAAGAGTTGAGACTGGTATTTACCGAAGAGGAACTGGAGGATTATCTGGCTGAAAGGCTCTCTTCACTCCAGAATATAGTTCTAAATCTAGGTCCTGAACAGACAGTACTCGCCGGAGATTTTGACTTCTTTGGAAACCCCATCAAGCTTAAGTTAGGTGGTAAGTTTAAGTTAGAAACCGACCAGAAATTAAGTTTTCTTCCTCAGGACTTAATGGTAGCTGAGTTGAGAATTCCGCGTGAGGTTATAGAGCGGCTGATGAGTGAAGTCAATCTTACTCTGGATCTAACTGAATTACCGGTTCCTCTACAGGCCGATGAGATTAGAGTAAAGCAGAATAAGTTAGTAATCTTAGGTGGGATGGAAGAAGATAATGTATAA
- a CDS encoding DUF5693 family protein: MYKKVLIILIIAGMITGAVIGYQRYQVETGNRSVELILDLKQWQKLKLPPGVDLAALLEKYESQGVTSLAIIEQDLGDLEASGKVKLVTDLELRLLKETVGNNFQQMTSIFCRTPQLKQKIEERLSSYLGDNKVVTADRKLLAAEADQQQLVDFPIGFTAEQLDLARRSGLKVVPRFGNQAVDDSKAIKDRFSELNTLPQAALSQVIFSGTEVLGYPDYLSATAALIEEYDLQLGIIEPFIAEQTGVNRLANNLGPNNIRVHSADQQEFNLLPVEKLVDRYLRAVRERNVRGVYLKPILESKDGRSAVELTNQLVADLTAGLQAEGYSLAPAEPISDFSSSLLFLFIINLAAVAALFYLVEYLFISEFPLVVAGRYKLILFLISALVSLVLISQDYIFLTRELTALLVAIIFPTLAVVSTLFPYIFSNQEIENRIKALFNIFVRVSLITLSGGVLLVGALGSWHYMVKLRQFRGVKLSFIGPILLVIAYYLHYRFWLNREDYSFQALIDKANSLLNKNLKLKDLFLLIFLAVVGIIYIGRTGNQPLIPVPELELIIRDWLEQLLSVRPRFKSFLIGHPLLVMATWLIITGNRDWSIPVLLGGLVGQITVMNTFSHIHTPLWTSGVRVGLGLMLGFVIGILLVKLGRGLLIWKQKLRKELD, from the coding sequence ATGTATAAAAAAGTCTTGATTATATTGATTATAGCCGGAATGATTACTGGTGCTGTAATTGGATATCAACGCTATCAGGTAGAGACTGGAAATCGCAGTGTTGAATTGATTCTGGATCTTAAGCAGTGGCAGAAGCTTAAGCTGCCGCCTGGGGTTGATTTAGCTGCTCTATTAGAAAAGTATGAAAGCCAGGGCGTTACTTCGCTGGCTATTATAGAACAGGATCTTGGAGATCTAGAAGCCAGCGGTAAGGTTAAGCTAGTAACTGATCTGGAATTGAGACTATTAAAAGAGACTGTTGGAAATAATTTTCAGCAAATGACTTCTATCTTCTGCCGTACGCCTCAGCTTAAACAGAAGATAGAAGAGAGGTTAAGCAGCTATCTAGGTGATAATAAAGTGGTGACAGCAGATAGGAAACTATTAGCAGCTGAAGCTGACCAACAGCAGCTGGTAGATTTTCCGATAGGATTTACAGCTGAGCAGTTGGACTTAGCCCGTCGGTCTGGGCTGAAAGTAGTACCGCGGTTTGGCAATCAGGCTGTCGATGATTCTAAAGCTATCAAGGATAGATTCAGTGAGCTGAATACTCTCCCCCAGGCAGCTTTATCACAGGTGATCTTTAGCGGTACAGAAGTGTTGGGATATCCGGATTATCTATCCGCGACTGCTGCTTTAATCGAAGAGTATGATCTGCAGTTAGGTATTATTGAACCATTTATTGCTGAACAAACAGGCGTTAATAGGCTGGCTAATAATTTGGGACCTAATAATATTCGGGTGCATAGTGCTGACCAGCAGGAATTTAATTTACTGCCGGTTGAAAAGTTAGTAGACCGCTATCTGCGGGCAGTAAGAGAGAGGAATGTTCGGGGCGTCTATCTAAAGCCGATTTTAGAAAGTAAAGACGGAAGATCAGCTGTGGAGTTAACTAATCAGCTGGTGGCTGATTTGACGGCTGGCCTGCAGGCAGAAGGTTATTCTCTAGCACCTGCCGAGCCTATTTCTGATTTCTCCAGCAGTCTTCTTTTCTTATTTATAATTAATCTGGCAGCTGTAGCTGCTTTATTCTATTTAGTGGAGTATTTATTCATTTCTGAATTTCCTTTGGTTGTTGCAGGAAGGTATAAGTTGATCCTGTTTTTGATATCTGCTCTGGTATCTTTAGTTCTGATTAGTCAGGACTATATCTTTTTAACTAGAGAACTGACTGCTTTATTGGTTGCGATTATCTTTCCTACCTTGGCAGTAGTAAGTACTCTATTCCCCTATATTTTTTCTAATCAAGAGATTGAGAATAGAATCAAGGCATTGTTCAATATATTTGTGAGAGTTAGTTTGATTACATTAAGCGGTGGAGTCTTGTTAGTTGGTGCTCTAGGCAGCTGGCATTATATGGTGAAGCTTCGGCAGTTTAGAGGAGTTAAACTTTCTTTTATAGGACCGATTCTCTTGGTGATTGCTTATTATCTACATTATCGATTCTGGCTTAATAGAGAAGATTACAGCTTTCAAGCTCTAATAGATAAGGCTAATAGTCTGTTAAATAAGAATTTAAAGTTAAAAGACCTATTCTTATTAATTTTTTTGGCAGTAGTGGGCATAATATACATAGGACGAACCGGGAACCAGCCCTTAATTCCGGTGCCAGAACTGGAACTTATAATTCGGGACTGGCTAGAGCAACTCTTATCAGTACGGCCTAGATTTAAATCATTTCTAATCGGCCATCCCTTATTGGTAATGGCTACCTGGCTGATTATAACTGGAAATCGAGATTGGAGTATTCCAGTTCTGTTAGGAGGTTTAGTAGGCCAGATTACTGTTATGAATACCTTCTCTCATATTCATACTCCGCTCTGGACAAGCGGAGTAAGGGTAGGTCTGGGATTAATGTTAGGTTTTGTTATTGGGATTCTATTAGTTAAGTTAGGGAGAGGCTTACTTATTTGGAAACAGAAGTTGAGAAAGGAGCTGGATTGA
- the csaB gene encoding polysaccharide pyruvyl transferase CsaB, with amino-acid sequence METEVEKGAGLMKKIALAGYYGFDNAGDEAILAAIISSLRQRIDEEVEITVLSANPARTEKLYNVSAVDRFSLIEIITVFYQADLLLLGGGSLLQDTTSQRSLLYYLGLVYLAHKINLSVVCYAQGVGPITSRLGKSLVPKVLNSAARLTVRDEESKELLVKLGVRKPIEVTVDPVFNLSLVSEERKQEIITAESLELKPPVIGVSVRHWTAESNDYLSVLAGVLDRINHKLEGGILFLPLHYPHDLTASRKVKEQMETETKLLTGKYHPREIAGLFGECELVIGVRLHSLIFAAVNYVPLVGISYDPKVDSLLKRLDLRSAGRVTDLSATELYNQVLDIWQNRGQAEEKLRRKAVEMQQIAYDDIDSVRKLLKDRSD; translated from the coding sequence TTGGAAACAGAAGTTGAGAAAGGAGCTGGATTGATGAAAAAGATAGCTCTTGCCGGCTATTATGGCTTCGATAATGCCGGAGATGAGGCTATTCTGGCAGCTATTATTTCTAGTCTGCGCCAGAGGATAGATGAAGAAGTGGAAATTACAGTCTTATCGGCTAATCCAGCCCGGACAGAAAAATTATATAATGTTTCAGCTGTTGACCGTTTTAGCTTAATTGAAATTATAACAGTCTTTTATCAGGCAGATCTTCTGCTGTTAGGCGGCGGCAGTCTACTTCAGGATACAACTAGCCAGCGGAGTCTGCTTTATTATCTGGGATTGGTCTATTTAGCACATAAGATTAATCTATCAGTGGTCTGTTATGCTCAAGGAGTAGGACCTATTACCAGTAGATTAGGGAAGTCTTTAGTGCCGAAAGTGCTTAATTCAGCAGCCAGGTTGACAGTGCGGGATGAAGAATCTAAAGAACTGCTGGTAAAGTTAGGGGTAAGAAAGCCGATTGAAGTGACAGTAGATCCAGTCTTTAATCTGTCACTGGTTTCAGAGGAGAGGAAACAGGAGATTATTACAGCTGAAAGTCTCGAACTGAAGCCGCCTGTAATTGGAGTTTCAGTCCGCCACTGGACAGCAGAAAGTAATGATTATTTGTCAGTTTTAGCCGGGGTATTGGATCGGATTAATCATAAATTGGAAGGGGGTATTCTCTTTCTGCCTCTACATTATCCCCATGATTTAACAGCAAGCCGGAAGGTTAAAGAGCAGATGGAGACAGAAACAAAGCTGCTTACAGGCAAGTATCATCCCCGGGAGATAGCCGGCTTATTTGGTGAGTGCGAATTGGTGATTGGAGTCCGGCTCCATTCGCTGATCTTTGCTGCTGTTAATTATGTACCCCTAGTCGGTATCTCCTATGATCCCAAAGTAGATAGCCTTCTTAAGCGGCTAGACTTAAGGTCAGCCGGTAGAGTAACTGATCTATCAGCTACAGAGCTATATAATCAAGTTCTGGATATCTGGCAGAATCGAGGTCAGGCAGAAGAGAAGCTGAGAAGAAAGGCTGTTGAAATGCAGCAGATTGCTTATGACGATATAGATTCAGTCCGGAAACTTCTGAAGGATAGGAGTGATTGA